One window from the genome of Leucobacter aridicollis encodes:
- a CDS encoding serine hydrolase yields the protein MTQRRVHTDEFLDHPLPEQPTVSPDGSQVVYVLRSTNRGEDRDERSLWIAPTAGGPARQLTRGTSDTAPAWSPDGTRIAFLRAQSGPAQLWVLPLAGGEAEQVTKQPLGAGPPVWNAASSKLAFSGPVDVSAAPSDATSPSPTLKTKPIVTDKLFYKADGSGFLGTVRTHIHVVDLDDATTLRLTSGDWLAGRPVWSPDGSQIAFSSSKTPGSDLDLTSAVYVVSTASAKIAPRLVGSAIGQLSATTWSPDGSEILAVGSENTQVGNASIFAIPVDGSAPRNLTASLDRNVMQGAPGYPGALPQYGSTGSELVFCARESGYTNLYITDTAGGSPRALVGGAANVSGVSVSGSTAAIILATETSFGEVAIVDLRSGSLTVLTSYTPEDSGVVVAEPRSFTISDGTTVHGWLRRDPSLAGPLPLLLDVHGGPHNAWNGAAETVHAYHHELVNRGWAVLTLNPRGSDGYGEEFMRGVIGVWGHGDANDFLEPLDTLVEEGIADASRLAITGYSYGGFTTCYLTSRDRRFAAAVAGGVVSDLASLAGTSDVGHFISGFENLSLPWETPEVTALQSPISKVGDVRTPTLIVHGGEDHRCPVGQAEQWFTALREQEVPTELVLYPGGAHGFLSNGRPSHRADWNRRIVDWVVRHVPEPGKPVRPAALDAAHWQQRFSELATLHEIPGATLGILRLGEEPVVASHGILNVNTGVETTDDSVFQIGSITKVWTATVAMQLIDEGKLSLDTRVVDVIPGFNVADEGQAELITIHHLLTHTNGIDGDNYNDLGRGDDCLEKYVASLADAPLNHPVGATFSYSNAGYAVLGRIIEIVTGQNWDEAMRERLYTPLGLKHTSTLPEDALRQRAAFGHLGRDENGPLLAPRWSLPRSLGPAGIINSSAADVLSFARMHLEGGVASDGTRLLSEESATQMTEFQVPIPDTTVLGDSWGLGWIRYDWNGTRLFGHDGGTVGQAAILRILPEAGLAVVMLTNGGAIREVYRELFTEILETLGGVSLPAAFAPPEEPFVTDVSKYVGEYKRASVEMETFEEGGRLRASSRITGIAATFVAQSAAEYDLIPVSDGLFAVGAPGAWTSVKFYTLENGDKYIHSGGRAVRKVTN from the coding sequence ATGACACAGCGACGTGTTCACACCGACGAGTTTCTCGATCACCCGCTCCCCGAGCAACCCACAGTGTCGCCCGACGGGTCGCAGGTCGTGTATGTGCTTCGCAGCACGAACCGCGGTGAGGATCGCGATGAGCGGTCGCTCTGGATCGCGCCGACGGCTGGCGGCCCCGCACGCCAACTGACGCGCGGCACCTCGGACACGGCGCCTGCGTGGAGCCCAGACGGGACCCGGATCGCGTTCCTGCGCGCCCAGAGCGGCCCGGCTCAGCTGTGGGTGCTCCCGCTTGCGGGCGGCGAGGCCGAACAGGTCACGAAGCAGCCGCTTGGCGCAGGCCCGCCAGTGTGGAACGCTGCGAGCTCGAAGCTTGCATTCAGCGGCCCTGTCGATGTGAGCGCCGCGCCAAGCGATGCAACCTCCCCCTCACCGACGCTCAAGACAAAGCCGATCGTCACCGACAAGCTCTTCTACAAGGCAGACGGCTCCGGGTTTCTTGGCACAGTCCGTACCCACATCCACGTCGTCGATCTCGATGACGCCACGACGCTTCGGCTAACCTCCGGAGACTGGCTGGCAGGCAGGCCCGTCTGGTCGCCCGACGGGTCGCAGATCGCCTTCTCGAGCAGCAAGACCCCCGGCAGCGACCTCGATCTCACGAGCGCCGTCTACGTTGTGAGCACCGCCAGCGCGAAGATCGCCCCTCGCCTCGTTGGCTCAGCCATCGGGCAGCTCTCTGCGACGACGTGGTCACCAGACGGGAGCGAGATCCTCGCCGTCGGCAGCGAGAACACGCAGGTTGGCAACGCGAGCATCTTCGCCATACCCGTCGACGGTTCAGCGCCGCGCAACCTCACCGCATCGCTCGACCGCAACGTCATGCAGGGCGCGCCTGGATACCCGGGCGCGCTCCCACAGTACGGATCGACAGGCTCTGAGCTCGTGTTCTGCGCTCGCGAGAGCGGCTACACGAACCTCTACATCACCGACACCGCAGGCGGCTCGCCCCGGGCTCTCGTCGGCGGCGCAGCCAACGTTTCGGGAGTGTCAGTTTCGGGTTCGACCGCAGCGATCATTCTCGCGACCGAGACGAGCTTCGGTGAGGTCGCAATTGTCGACCTGAGGTCAGGATCGCTGACCGTACTCACCAGCTACACGCCCGAGGACTCTGGCGTCGTCGTGGCCGAGCCGCGCAGCTTCACAATCTCAGACGGCACGACTGTGCACGGCTGGCTGCGCCGCGATCCGTCGCTTGCCGGCCCGCTGCCCCTGTTGCTCGACGTGCACGGCGGCCCGCACAACGCCTGGAACGGCGCTGCCGAGACCGTGCACGCCTACCACCACGAGCTCGTCAACCGCGGCTGGGCCGTGCTCACGCTCAACCCGCGCGGCAGTGACGGCTACGGTGAGGAGTTCATGCGGGGCGTCATCGGCGTCTGGGGACACGGCGACGCCAACGACTTCCTTGAACCCCTCGACACGCTCGTCGAGGAGGGAATCGCTGACGCAAGCCGGCTCGCGATCACCGGATACAGCTATGGCGGGTTCACGACGTGCTACCTCACCTCGCGCGATAGGCGCTTCGCAGCGGCGGTCGCGGGTGGGGTCGTCTCTGATCTCGCGAGTCTCGCGGGCACTTCCGACGTCGGCCACTTCATCTCGGGGTTCGAGAACCTCTCGCTGCCCTGGGAGACCCCCGAGGTCACTGCACTCCAGTCTCCGATCTCGAAGGTCGGCGACGTGCGAACCCCGACGCTCATCGTGCATGGAGGCGAGGATCACCGCTGCCCTGTCGGCCAGGCAGAACAGTGGTTCACCGCGCTGCGCGAACAGGAGGTTCCCACCGAACTCGTGCTCTATCCGGGCGGTGCACACGGTTTCCTCTCGAACGGCCGCCCCTCGCACCGCGCCGACTGGAACCGGCGTATCGTCGACTGGGTCGTCCGCCACGTGCCCGAGCCGGGCAAGCCCGTACGCCCCGCTGCGCTCGACGCCGCACACTGGCAGCAGCGTTTCAGCGAGCTCGCGACGCTGCACGAGATTCCAGGCGCGACACTCGGAATCCTGCGCCTCGGTGAGGAGCCTGTCGTCGCCAGCCACGGCATCCTCAACGTCAACACCGGCGTCGAGACCACCGACGACTCAGTCTTCCAGATCGGCTCCATCACAAAGGTCTGGACCGCGACTGTCGCGATGCAGCTCATCGACGAGGGCAAGCTCTCGCTCGACACCCGGGTCGTGGACGTGATTCCGGGGTTCAATGTCGCCGACGAGGGCCAGGCAGAACTCATCACGATCCACCATCTGCTCACGCACACAAACGGCATCGACGGCGACAACTACAACGACCTCGGCCGCGGCGACGACTGCCTCGAGAAGTACGTCGCGTCGCTCGCTGACGCGCCCCTGAATCACCCCGTCGGCGCGACATTCTCGTACTCGAACGCCGGCTACGCGGTGCTCGGGCGCATCATCGAGATCGTCACTGGCCAGAACTGGGACGAGGCGATGCGCGAGCGGCTCTACACGCCGCTCGGACTGAAACACACGAGCACGCTTCCCGAAGACGCCCTCAGGCAACGGGCGGCGTTCGGGCACCTCGGCCGCGACGAGAACGGCCCACTGCTCGCCCCGCGCTGGTCGCTGCCGCGATCGCTCGGCCCAGCCGGGATCATCAATTCGTCTGCAGCAGACGTGCTCTCGTTCGCTCGAATGCACCTCGAGGGCGGTGTCGCGAGTGACGGCACCCGCCTGCTGTCGGAGGAGAGCGCGACGCAGATGACCGAATTCCAGGTGCCGATTCCCGACACGACCGTGCTCGGAGATTCATGGGGCCTCGGGTGGATCCGCTACGACTGGAACGGGACGAGGCTATTCGGTCACGATGGTGGCACCGTCGGGCAGGCCGCGATCCTGCGCATACTCCCGGAGGCCGGTCTCGCCGTCGTCATGCTCACAAACGGCGGCGCGATCCGTGAGGTGTACCGCGAGCTCTTCACCGAGATCCTCGAGACCCTCGGCGGCGTCTCGCTGCCCGCCGCATTCGCTCCCCCAGAGGAACCGTTCGTGACTGACGTCTCTAAGTACGTCGGGGAGTACAAGCGGGCGAGCGTCGAGATGGAAACGTTCGAGGAGGGCGGCAGACTTCGCGCCTCGAGCAGGATTACTGGCATTGCGGCGACCTTCGTCGCGCAGTCGGCAGCCGAATACGACCTCATCCCCGTGAGCGACGGCCTCTTCGCGGTCGGAGCCCCCGGCGCATGGACGTCGGTGAAGTTCTACACGCTCGAAAACGGCGACAAGTACATCCACTCGGGCGGGCGCGCAGTGCGGAAGGTGACGAACTAG
- a CDS encoding MarR family winged helix-turn-helix transcriptional regulator — MQDKFTGEEQDRSNVYDLDSNDPEQRLVSRTGVDPAQVQHIGMLMGALGRLRDAEQELSDASLKYMRLNETDMRALHFLIVAGNRGDLATPGTIASHLKISSASTTKLLDRLERAGHIVRRAHPTDRRALAISITPETHEAAMNTVGKQHAKRFHAAARLTPAERDVVIRFLDDMASEIRIGSDEWPNQDEAGAN; from the coding sequence ATGCAGGACAAGTTCACGGGTGAGGAGCAGGACCGCTCCAACGTCTATGATCTCGACTCGAACGACCCCGAGCAGCGGCTCGTGAGCCGAACGGGCGTCGACCCCGCACAGGTGCAACACATTGGAATGCTCATGGGCGCCCTTGGGAGGCTTCGCGACGCCGAACAAGAGTTGTCCGATGCCTCGCTCAAATACATGCGGCTCAACGAGACGGACATGCGCGCGCTGCACTTTCTCATCGTTGCCGGGAACCGGGGAGACCTCGCGACTCCTGGAACGATTGCCAGCCACCTGAAGATTTCAAGCGCCTCGACAACGAAGCTGCTCGACAGGCTCGAGCGGGCCGGGCATATCGTGCGCCGAGCACACCCCACAGACAGGCGCGCGCTCGCCATCTCTATCACTCCCGAAACGCACGAAGCGGCGATGAACACAGTGGGCAAGCAACACGCAAAGCGCTTTCATGCCGCGGCTCGCCTGACCCCCGCTGAGCGTGACGTGGTGATCCGATTCCTTGACGACATGGCCTCGGAGATCAGGATTGGTTCTGACGAGTGGCCAAACCAGGACGAGGCCGGGGCGAACTAA
- a CDS encoding aminotransferase-like domain-containing protein — protein MNNDSSSRIVAGLLDWIANAPSGAKLPSTRSLVAEYGASPVTVQKALRTLNARGLVESRPGSGTFVRAVRTARPLDFGWQTGALRSPLARLPRASMTMRDTVHGAIALHAGYPDRELLPERLVRAALTRAARSDVAVSRSPVAGLPELQAWFAQELAAATPIGITPPAASDVVVLPGSQSGLSATFRALVGAGQPLLVESPTYWGAILAATQAGVRVVPVVSGQHGPDPEDLARAFDETGARAFYAQPNYSNPSGAQWSTSRASEILAVVRSNGAFLIEDDWAHDFGIGNDPVPVATQDDAGHVVYIRSLTKSVSPAIRIAGVIARGPVRERILAERAATSMYVSGVLQAAALDVVTQPGWKTHLRSLRDQLRARRDLLVDSMAEFAAQAHLDWIPQGGLNLWFRLPDGVDLPEVLRACEDERVLIAAGDEWFPAEPAGTFVRLNYSGPNPGAFPEGARVIGSVLEGLS, from the coding sequence ATGAATAACGATAGCAGTTCGCGAATCGTCGCGGGGCTCCTCGATTGGATTGCGAACGCTCCGTCCGGTGCGAAGCTCCCGTCGACGCGCTCACTCGTCGCCGAATATGGGGCAAGCCCGGTAACGGTTCAGAAAGCGCTGCGAACGTTGAACGCCAGGGGGCTCGTGGAAAGCCGTCCTGGTTCAGGAACCTTCGTGCGCGCAGTTCGCACCGCCCGACCGCTCGATTTCGGCTGGCAGACTGGGGCGCTGCGCTCGCCGCTTGCTCGGCTGCCCCGAGCCTCGATGACTATGCGCGATACAGTGCACGGGGCGATTGCGCTGCATGCCGGCTACCCAGACCGCGAGTTGCTGCCCGAACGGCTCGTGCGAGCAGCGCTGACGCGGGCTGCGCGCAGCGACGTCGCGGTGTCTCGCTCGCCCGTAGCGGGGCTCCCCGAACTACAGGCTTGGTTCGCGCAGGAGCTTGCCGCCGCGACGCCCATTGGTATCACGCCGCCAGCAGCGAGCGATGTTGTTGTGCTTCCCGGCAGCCAGAGTGGGTTGAGCGCGACGTTCCGCGCACTTGTCGGCGCGGGGCAACCGCTCCTTGTCGAGTCGCCGACGTATTGGGGCGCGATTCTCGCGGCGACCCAGGCTGGCGTGCGAGTCGTGCCCGTGGTGAGCGGTCAGCACGGCCCCGACCCCGAGGATCTTGCACGAGCATTCGATGAGACCGGTGCACGGGCCTTCTACGCGCAGCCGAACTATTCAAACCCGAGCGGGGCGCAGTGGTCGACGAGTCGTGCGAGCGAGATCCTTGCGGTCGTTCGCAGCAACGGTGCGTTTCTGATCGAGGATGACTGGGCCCACGATTTTGGCATTGGCAATGACCCAGTACCCGTAGCGACGCAGGACGACGCGGGGCACGTGGTCTACATTCGCTCGCTTACGAAGAGCGTTTCTCCTGCGATCCGGATCGCGGGGGTTATCGCGCGAGGACCGGTCCGAGAGCGGATTCTTGCTGAACGAGCCGCCACGTCCATGTACGTGAGCGGCGTCCTCCAGGCTGCCGCGCTCGACGTCGTCACACAACCAGGGTGGAAGACTCACCTGCGCAGCTTGCGTGATCAGCTGCGCGCACGGAGAGATCTGCTTGTCGACAGCATGGCCGAGTTTGCTGCGCAAGCGCACCTCGACTGGATTCCGCAGGGTGGCCTCAACCTGTGGTTCAGGCTCCCAGACGGCGTTGACCTGCCCGAGGTCCTGCGGGCGTGCGAGGACGAACGCGTGCTTATCGCTGCCGGCGACGAGTGGTTTCCGGCGGAGCCCGCGGGAACCTTTGTCAGGCTGAACTACTCGGGACCGAACCCTGGCGCCTTCCCAGAAGGCGCCAGGGTTATCGGCAGCGTGCTCGAGGGCTTGAGCTAG
- a CDS encoding DUF2165 family protein, whose translation MKHPLRLLQAFTLFLAGLFGFFVFLGNLMDYDSNFQFVKHVLSMDTTFEGNALMWRAITTPWVWTVGYIGIIIAEGAFAAIAITGAIKLFLRRDADIATYDRARGWGYTAYALGFAIWFIGFIIIGAEWFAMWQSSTWNGKETAMGIVTLWAGFAVLLAMNEPARDSESKA comes from the coding sequence ATGAAACACCCACTTCGCCTTCTCCAGGCGTTCACCCTCTTCTTGGCCGGTCTGTTTGGCTTCTTCGTGTTCCTCGGCAATCTCATGGATTACGACTCAAACTTCCAGTTCGTGAAGCACGTGCTATCGATGGACACCACCTTTGAGGGCAATGCTCTTATGTGGCGCGCCATCACCACGCCGTGGGTCTGGACAGTCGGCTACATCGGCATCATCATCGCGGAAGGTGCGTTCGCTGCGATCGCGATCACAGGCGCCATCAAACTGTTCCTTCGCCGCGACGCAGACATCGCAACGTACGACAGGGCACGGGGCTGGGGATACACGGCGTACGCGCTCGGCTTCGCGATCTGGTTCATCGGCTTCATCATCATCGGCGCGGAATGGTTCGCGATGTGGCAGTCGAGCACTTGGAACGGCAAAGAGACCGCAATGGGTATCGTCACGCTCTGGGCCGGATTCGCCGTGCTTCTCGCCATGAACGAGCCCGCCCGCGATTCCGAGTCCAAGGCGTAG
- a CDS encoding serine hydrolase domain-containing protein: MVESLAQVGAWIESELPGLLDTHSVPGAAIAVLHGDEVFTTAGGVINKLTGVEATTDTVFQVGSITKVWTTTLVMQLVDEGLVELDAPIQRYLPEFALASAEAAAQITVRNLLTHTSGFEGDVFTGTSEGEDAVKLFVEALRDTDQIFPPGEMFSYNNAAFCVLGRLVEVLRGAHYEACLHKYLIEPMQLTRAVTGANEAIRFRAAVGHLTMTAGGEPEPAKEWSLIRAHSPAGSVLCTSAADLMDFAKLHLNGGVGPDGTQIVSAESIAAMQEPQVLLPDLGDSRDSWGLGWRLFDWSGGRTIGHNGGTLGQSAFFRVFPDHGVAIALLTNGGSTQALYSDLVLPAIERLTGVVASAAPEASEGTTGFDASRYVGTYRSAAADTHVTQDDDGRVWVTHDLQGIFAELGATPKPIELAHWRDDTVLALGTDQVTMPQYSFTGDDGTGRALYMNSGRTSRRVTV, translated from the coding sequence ATGGTGGAGTCACTGGCCCAGGTCGGCGCGTGGATTGAATCCGAGCTTCCGGGCCTGCTCGATACGCACAGCGTGCCTGGCGCTGCGATCGCAGTGCTGCACGGCGATGAAGTCTTCACCACTGCGGGCGGCGTCATCAACAAGCTCACCGGAGTCGAGGCGACAACCGACACTGTGTTCCAGGTCGGGTCGATCACCAAGGTGTGGACGACGACGCTTGTCATGCAGCTCGTCGACGAGGGGCTCGTTGAGCTCGACGCCCCGATCCAGCGCTACCTCCCCGAGTTCGCCCTCGCGAGCGCTGAGGCGGCGGCGCAGATCACCGTCAGAAACCTCCTCACCCATACTTCGGGCTTCGAGGGCGATGTCTTCACTGGGACGTCCGAGGGCGAAGACGCGGTGAAGCTCTTCGTCGAGGCCCTCCGCGACACAGACCAGATCTTCCCTCCCGGCGAAATGTTCTCGTACAACAACGCGGCGTTCTGCGTGTTGGGCAGACTCGTCGAGGTGCTCCGCGGCGCGCACTACGAGGCGTGCCTACATAAGTACCTCATCGAGCCGATGCAGCTCACGCGCGCCGTCACGGGCGCCAACGAGGCAATTCGCTTCCGGGCCGCGGTCGGGCACCTCACCATGACGGCTGGCGGCGAGCCCGAGCCTGCGAAGGAATGGTCGCTCATTCGCGCGCACTCCCCCGCAGGGTCAGTGCTCTGCACGAGCGCAGCGGACCTCATGGACTTCGCAAAGCTTCACTTGAACGGCGGGGTCGGCCCCGACGGCACCCAGATCGTGAGCGCCGAGAGCATCGCCGCGATGCAGGAGCCGCAGGTGCTGCTCCCCGACCTCGGCGACTCGCGCGACAGCTGGGGCCTTGGCTGGCGACTCTTTGACTGGTCGGGCGGACGCACGATCGGCCACAACGGTGGCACTCTCGGCCAGAGCGCATTCTTCCGCGTCTTCCCAGACCACGGAGTCGCGATCGCGCTACTCACCAACGGCGGCAGCACGCAGGCGCTCTACTCCGATCTCGTACTGCCAGCCATAGAGCGACTCACGGGCGTCGTGGCGTCTGCAGCTCCTGAGGCGTCTGAGGGAACGACAGGGTTTGATGCGTCGCGCTATGTCGGCACCTACCGCTCCGCGGCCGCCGATACCCATGTCACGCAGGACGATGACGGTCGGGTCTGGGTCACCCACGACCTCCAGGGAATCTTCGCTGAACTCGGCGCAACACCGAAGCCCATCGAGCTCGCGCACTGGCGCGACGACACCGTGCTCGCGCTCGGCACCGATCAGGTCACCATGCCGCAGTACTCCTTCACAGGCGACGACGGCACCGGGCGCGCGCTGTATATGAACAGCGGGCGGACGAGCCGCCGCGTGACCGTGTAA
- a CDS encoding DUF4177 domain-containing protein has product MREYSFVRVAVKRRREGSVLQKDYREVITEQAAKGWHFVQAIPLESHTEPRLDLVFSRKVKK; this is encoded by the coding sequence ATGCGTGAGTATTCGTTCGTTCGTGTCGCGGTGAAACGTCGCCGCGAGGGATCAGTGCTGCAGAAGGACTACCGCGAGGTCATCACCGAGCAGGCCGCGAAAGGCTGGCACTTCGTTCAGGCAATCCCGCTTGAGTCGCACACAGAGCCGCGACTCGACCTCGTGTTTAGCCGAAAGGTAAAGAAATGA
- a CDS encoding MMPL family transporter: MTSTHTEHRSGESIGSRRSAPKWLRILIPALLILVWFAGAGIGGPYFGKVSEVSSNDPTAYLPESADATQVRNLLTEFNDSDTIPAIVVFAGDTALTDTDLAKISDSLTGLANTPGITDGASPAIPSEDEKAAQAFVPIDSDADLGDTVAALGETLRADAPSGVNVYVTGPAGFSSDLAAAFSGIDGLLLGVALIAVFLILIVVYRSLLLPVAVLATSMFALCVALLTVWWLAKAGVILLSGQTQGILFILVIGAATDYSLLYVARFREELRITTDKWQATMRAVRASFEPIVASGGTVIAGLLCLLLSDLKSNSTLGPVAAIGIVFAMLAALTLLPAILFAFGRAAFWPRRPVFEPDVVEAEHGMPSGGIWRKFAALIKRRPRAIWVTTAIVLAAGALGVTQLNAVGVPQSDLVIGSSEARDGQLALGEHFPGGSGSPATVVVPKDELQAAADVLLAHSDIDGVSVVSKDSPSGSAPITADGISAFGPPGTPAPEPTVVDGDVMIQATLTSAADSDAAAVTVREIRSELSDAVPGALVGGVTATAIDTNTASIHDRNLIIPVVLAVILVILMLLLRSIVAPILLVLTTVLSFGTALGVSALVFNGVFNFPGADPAVPLFGFIFLVALGIDYNIFLMTRVREESVKHGTREGILRGLTITGGVITSAGLVLAATFAALAVIPILFLVQIAFIVAFGVLIDTFIVRSLLVPALSYDIGEKIWWPSKLSRASKRVDTAN; this comes from the coding sequence ATGACGAGCACGCACACCGAACATCGAAGCGGGGAGAGCATCGGATCACGCCGCAGCGCACCGAAGTGGCTGCGGATCCTGATCCCGGCACTGCTTATCCTCGTCTGGTTCGCGGGCGCGGGAATCGGCGGCCCGTACTTCGGCAAGGTCAGCGAAGTGTCCTCGAACGACCCCACGGCGTACCTCCCCGAGTCCGCCGACGCGACGCAGGTGCGCAATCTGCTGACTGAGTTTAACGACAGCGACACGATCCCCGCGATCGTCGTCTTCGCGGGCGACACGGCACTCACAGACACAGACCTCGCGAAGATCTCCGATTCCCTGACGGGCCTCGCGAACACCCCTGGCATCACCGACGGGGCCTCTCCCGCAATCCCGTCAGAAGACGAAAAGGCTGCACAGGCCTTCGTGCCGATCGACTCCGACGCAGACCTCGGCGACACCGTCGCGGCACTCGGCGAGACACTGCGGGCAGACGCCCCCAGCGGCGTCAACGTCTACGTGACAGGCCCCGCCGGGTTCAGCTCCGACCTCGCTGCCGCATTCTCCGGCATCGATGGGCTCCTGCTCGGGGTCGCGCTCATCGCCGTGTTCCTGATCCTGATCGTCGTCTACCGTTCCCTGCTCCTTCCCGTCGCCGTGCTGGCGACGAGCATGTTCGCGTTGTGCGTTGCGCTGCTCACCGTCTGGTGGCTCGCCAAAGCCGGCGTGATCCTCTTGAGCGGGCAGACCCAAGGCATCCTCTTCATCCTCGTGATCGGCGCAGCGACCGACTACTCCCTGCTCTACGTCGCGCGCTTCCGCGAGGAGCTCCGCATCACCACCGACAAGTGGCAGGCGACGATGCGCGCAGTGAGGGCATCGTTCGAGCCGATCGTCGCATCCGGCGGCACAGTCATCGCTGGCCTCCTGTGCCTCCTGCTCAGCGATCTCAAATCGAACAGCACGCTCGGCCCTGTCGCGGCGATCGGCATCGTGTTCGCGATGCTTGCGGCCCTGACGCTCCTGCCCGCGATCCTGTTCGCGTTCGGCCGCGCGGCGTTCTGGCCGCGCCGGCCAGTGTTCGAACCCGACGTCGTCGAGGCAGAGCATGGCATGCCCTCGGGCGGCATCTGGCGAAAGTTCGCGGCCCTCATCAAGCGCCGCCCGCGCGCCATCTGGGTGACAACGGCGATTGTGCTCGCCGCGGGCGCACTCGGAGTCACGCAGCTCAACGCTGTCGGCGTGCCGCAATCTGACCTCGTCATTGGATCGTCCGAAGCCCGCGACGGCCAGCTCGCGCTCGGCGAGCACTTCCCGGGTGGATCAGGCAGCCCCGCGACAGTCGTCGTGCCGAAAGATGAGCTCCAGGCCGCCGCAGACGTGCTCCTCGCGCACTCAGACATCGACGGCGTATCGGTCGTCTCGAAAGACTCGCCGAGCGGTTCCGCACCGATCACCGCCGACGGAATCTCAGCGTTCGGCCCGCCCGGAACTCCCGCTCCTGAGCCGACAGTCGTCGACGGCGACGTCATGATCCAGGCAACGCTCACATCGGCGGCTGACTCGGACGCCGCGGCAGTCACTGTTCGTGAGATTCGCTCAGAGCTGTCTGACGCGGTTCCTGGAGCCCTCGTCGGCGGCGTCACCGCAACTGCGATCGACACGAACACCGCATCGATCCATGACCGCAACCTCATCATCCCAGTCGTGCTCGCCGTCATCCTGGTCATCCTGATGCTGCTGTTGCGTTCGATCGTCGCGCCGATCCTCCTAGTGCTCACGACGGTGCTCTCGTTCGGCACCGCCCTCGGCGTCTCAGCGCTCGTCTTCAACGGGGTGTTCAACTTCCCCGGCGCAGACCCGGCCGTGCCGCTCTTCGGCTTCATCTTCCTCGTCGCGCTCGGCATCGACTACAACATTTTCCTCATGACACGCGTCCGGGAGGAATCGGTGAAGCATGGCACCCGCGAGGGGATCCTGCGCGGGCTCACAATCACCGGCGGTGTCATCACGTCAGCGGGTCTCGTGCTCGCCGCGACGTTCGCCGCGCTTGCCGTGATCCCGATCCTCTTCCTCGTGCAGATCGCCTTCATCGTCGCGTTCGGCGTGCTCATCGACACGTTCATCGTGAGGTCGCTGCTCGTACCAGCGCTGAGCTACGACATTGGTGAAAAGATCTGGTGGCCATCGAAGCTGTCCCGCGCAAGCAAGCGGGTCGACACGGCGAACTAG
- a CDS encoding carbonic anhydrase translates to MTMGIVSSGDDSHQAEGQGGADHAARERERVQQIRWVAQSDRPAPIAASSPAEALELMSAGSRAFGSLGSTGGDVEMRLDPEAFGFVNTGDEDGILNQEPFAAVLSCSDARVPIELALGRGANDLFVVRIAGNVPGAECLGSMHYASEHLPRVQLFSVIGHSQCGAVTAAVDALLDPATYLTVAQLAPLREIVDSLFGSVRLAAYAMQQVTGDATFVAAADSPRLREVLIAVSAVANAALGANVVARNLGREAAFGLYDLSERTVGSMRAGGWESGMRMAPETDAELGAVIREAAEGYLAERTTVSP, encoded by the coding sequence ATGACTATGGGCATCGTATCGAGCGGCGACGACTCTCATCAGGCTGAGGGGCAGGGTGGCGCGGATCACGCTGCCCGCGAGCGCGAGCGGGTGCAGCAGATCCGGTGGGTCGCCCAGTCGGATAGGCCGGCGCCGATCGCTGCTTCGTCTCCAGCGGAAGCGCTTGAACTGATGAGCGCGGGCAGTCGGGCCTTCGGGTCGCTGGGGTCGACGGGCGGCGACGTTGAAATGCGCCTTGACCCCGAGGCGTTCGGCTTCGTGAACACCGGTGACGAAGACGGCATTCTGAACCAGGAGCCATTCGCCGCAGTGCTGAGCTGTTCTGATGCTCGGGTGCCGATCGAGCTTGCGCTGGGTCGCGGGGCGAACGACCTCTTCGTGGTGCGCATCGCCGGCAACGTGCCAGGCGCCGAGTGCCTTGGCAGCATGCACTACGCGTCTGAGCACCTGCCCCGCGTGCAGCTGTTTTCGGTCATCGGCCATTCTCAGTGCGGTGCCGTGACCGCCGCCGTCGACGCGTTGCTCGACCCTGCGACCTATCTCACGGTAGCCCAGCTCGCGCCTTTGCGTGAGATCGTGGATTCCCTCTTTGGCAGCGTCAGGCTCGCCGCCTATGCGATGCAGCAGGTTACCGGCGACGCAACCTTCGTCGCTGCGGCTGACTCGCCTCGGCTGCGTGAGGTGCTTATCGCGGTGAGCGCCGTCGCCAATGCGGCGCTTGGGGCCAACGTCGTCGCTCGCAATCTTGGCCGCGAGGCTGCTTTCGGTCTCTACGACCTGTCGGAACGAACCGTCGGCTCAATGCGCGCTGGCGGGTGGGAGTCGGGGATGCGGATGGCTCCTGAGACTGACGCCGAGCTCGGTGCGGTGATTCGCGAGGCTGCTGAGGGGTACCTTGCCGAGCGCACGACGGTCTCGCCCTGA